From the genome of Gaiellales bacterium:
GGCGGCCTCGCCGACCAGACGGCGGCCGGATCCGACCGCAGCCGCGACGACGTCCTGAACGCCGTCGGCGCGGGCCGGCCGCTGGGGAGGATGGCGACGAGCGGCGAGATCGCCCACGTGATCGCCTTCCTGTGCTCGCCGCGCGCGTCGTTCGTGACAGGGGCCGCCTGGAGCGTCGACGGCGGCACCGTCCCCGTGATCATCTAGCCGCCTCGAGGGCGCGCACGGCCCGCTCGGTCGCGTTCACGCCCTCCGTGCGCTCCCGGATCGCCACCGCCGTCGTGCGCATCTCGGCGTGCTCGGCCCGGTCGGCGTCGGAGGCGTACGTGAACCGCCAGCGGGCCGCGCGCTCGGCGATCAGGCCGTCGTCGGGCTCGACGCCGGTCGCCGCGAACACGCGGCAGTCGTAGGTGCGGCACGTCCGCGGCCGGTCCTCGTAGATCGAGCAGAGGCCGCCGACGAGCAGCGGGCAGTGGCCGCGCCCGTCATGGGGGATGACGACGTGCCCCTCCGGCATGAGCGGGGCGGGGAAGAGCAGCCTGCGCGGGATCCGCGCCAGCGTCTCGGTCTCGTCGGGCGCGATGTGCACGAACTGGCCCGCGGTGCAGCAGGCCGAGCATCCGTCGCAGTCGACGCCGGCATCCCGCTCGCCGCGGATTGCGGCTCGCATGCCCTCGAGCCACTTCCCGAAGTCGCCCGCAGCGAGGTCGCCGTCGGCACCCATCCCACGATCGTAGCCTCGAGCCCCATCGGTACACTCGGATACCGATGGCACACCCCTCCGGCCCCGTCGCAGACGCCTTCGGCGAGCGCATCCGCGAGATCGAGCAGGTCTCGCTCTCCGAGCTCGCCGTGCGCTCCTACGACACCGCCGGAAGGGCGCGCCCGGAGCCGGACGAGTGCTCCCTGCGCACGCCCTTCCAGCGCGATCGCGACCGCATCGTCCACTCGAAGTCGTTCCGCCGCCTGAAGGGCAAGACCCAGGTCTTCATCGCCCCCCAGGGCGACCACTTCCGCACCCGGATGACGCATACGCTCGAGGTGGCCGGCATCTCCCGCGGCGTCGCCCGCGCGCTGCGCCTGAATGAGGATCTGACGGAGGCGATCGCGCTCGGCCACGACCTCGGCCACCCGCCCTTCGGCCATACCGGTGAGGAGGCGCTCGACCGCTGCCTGAAGCGGCTCGGGTCGGGGTTCCGGCACAACGAGCACTCGCTGCGGATGGTCGACGTGCTCGAGCACGGCGGCGCCGGCCTGAACCTGACCGCCGAGGTGCGCGACGGCATCCTGAATCACACCGGGCCGGGCGCCCCGGCGAGCCTCGAGGGCCGCATCGTGCGACTGGTCGACCGGTTCGGCTACGTGAACCACGACATCGACGACGCGGCCCGCGCGGACATCCTCGATGACGCCGACCTGCCCGGCGAGCCCATCGCGCTGCTCGGGCGCACCTCCTCGGAGCGCATCGATGCGCTTGTCCACGATCTGGTCGAGACCTCGGCGCAGGCCGGCGACATCCGCCAGTCGCCGCCGTGCGAGGCGGCCCTCCTGGGGCTGCGCTCCTACATGTTCGAGCACGTCTACCTGGGGCCGCAGGCCCGGGCCGACAGCGCCCGCGCCGCGGCGGTGGTCGAGGAGCTCTTCGCCCACCACCTGGCGGTCGGCGACGCGCAGTCGGCGACCGACTGGGTGGCCGGGATGACCGACGGCTATGCGCTGCGGGCGCACGCCGAGCTCGCGGCGGCGGGGCGCTCGCCGGCGTGAGCCGCATCAGCGAGCAGTCGCTCGAGAACGTGAAGGCGGCGGTCGACATGGTCGAGCTCATCAACGGCCGCACCCCGCTGCGAAAGGTCGGCGCGCGCTACACCGGCCGCTGCCCGTTCCACGACGAGCGCACGCCGTCGTTCTCGGTCGACCCCGTCGACAAGCTGTACTTCTGCTTCGGCTGCAAGAAAGCGGGGGACGCGATCCGGTTCGTCCAGGACACCGAGAACCTCGACTTCGTCGGCGCGGTCGAGTGGCTGGGAGACCGCTTCGGCGTCGAGATCGCCTACGACGAGACGTCGCCCGAAGCGGAGAAGCGGCGCGGCGAGCAGCGCCGGCTGCTCGCGCTGCTCGAGGACGCGGCCGGCTTCTACACCCGCTACCTGTGGGAGTCCGGCCAGGCGGCCGCCGCCCGCAGCTATCTGGGGGAGCGCGGCCTGACCGAGGAGACGGCCCGGTCGTTCCGGCTCGGGTTCTCGCCCACGGCCTGGGATCGGGTGTGCGCCGCCGCCCTGGCGAAAGGCTTCACACCGGCAGAGCTCGAGCGGGCGGGCCTCTCGAGCCGCGGCCGCCGCGGCCCGGTCGACCGCTTCCGCGGCCGGCTGATGTTCCCCCTGGCCGACGCCCGCGGGCGCGTGCGCGGCTTCGGCGCCCGCCAGATGCCCGGCGGCGAGCCGCCCAAGTACCTGAACTCGCCGGAGGGTGTCATGTTCCACAAGTCCGAGACGGTCTACGGGCTCGACCACGCCCGGCAGACGATCACGACGCAGAGCCGGGCGATCGTCGTCGAGGGCTACACCGACGTCCTCGCCCTGCACCAGGCCGGGATGCCCGAGGCGGTCGCCTCGATGGGCACGGCGCTCACCGATCACCAGGTGCGCGAGTTGGCCCGGGTCTGCGGCAGCGGCACGCTCTACCTGGCCTTCGACGCCGACGCCGCGGGCGAGGGGGCGGCGCTGCGCGGCATGCAGATGGCCGAGTCGACCGGCATGGAGGTGCGCGTCGTGACGCTGCCGGACGGGCGCGACCCCGCCGACGTGGCCATCTCCGACCCCGACGCCTTCAGGACGGCGCTCGCGCGCTCCTGCGGCGTCCTCGGCTTCCGGATCGGCCGTGTCCTCGCCGCCGGCGGCTCGCGCGACCAGATCTACCGCCGGGCGGCGACCGTGCTCGGCTCGGCACCGCCGTCGGTCGAGCGCGACGAGCAAGTGCGGCTGGTGTCGGGCCGGCTCGGCCTGACGCCCGACCTCGCGGCCGGCCTGACGCGCCGCCAGGCCGAAGGACAGGCGGTCTCGGCGCCGGCTCCGCAGCGGGTCAGGAGGTCGCCCAGGGAGCGGGACGAGCGCCTGTTTCTGGCGATGTGCCTGGCGCTGCCGGAGCGCGGTCGGGTTTTACTTGGCGACCTGGAACACGTACACTTCTCCGATGCGTCGCACTGGGAGGCCGCGACGCACATCCGCCGCATGCTGGCGGGTGAGGACATTTCGGAGGCATCCGCACGGTGGGCACCGCTGATTGGAGAGCTGAACGCACTCGCTGCCCGTGAGGCTGCCTCCGAGTGGGCACTGGAGGAGCTGTATTGGAAGCTGCATCTGTACCGAGCCGAAGACGGGCTAAAGGCGATGCGCGAAAACGCCGACTTGAACTTGAGTCGGCAACGGGAGCTGCAGGGTTTGGAGGAACTGCGGTTATCGGTGCTGGCGAGGCTGGACGCCATTCGCGCGCAAGCGCCAGACCGATAGTAGGCCCCGCAGCAATGTCCCAAAACGCCCCCGACCCGCAGGGAGACCCGGCGGGTTTCGATTCGCACGACGAGCTCGACCTCGAGCCCGACGCCGCCCCCGGCCTGACCGAGGACACGGTCGGGATGTACCTGCGCGAGATCTCGCAGGTGCCGCTCCTGACCGCTGCCGAGGAGGTCTCGCTGGCCAAGGCGCTCGAGCGCGGCGACATGCGCGCCCGCAGGCGCCTGATCGAGTCCAACCTGCGGCTCGTCGTCTCCATCGCCCGCCGCTACTCCGGGCGTGGACTGTCCTTTCTCGATCTGATCCAGGAGGGCAACGTCGGCCTGATGAAGGCCGTCGAGCGCTACGACTGGCGGCTCGGGCACCGGTTCTCGACGTACGCCACGTGGTGGATCCGCCAGGCCGTCACACGGGCGCTGGCCGACCAGGGCCGTACGATCCGCGTCCCGGCGCAGGTCGTCGACACGATCAACCGCATGGCCCGCGTCGAGCGGCAGCTCACCCAGAAGCACAACCGCCTGCCCACGCACGAGGAACTGGCGGACGAGATGGGTATCAAGGCCACCAAGGTGGAGGAGCTGAAGCGGGTCTCCCAGGAGCCCGTGTCGCTCGCCTCGCCCGTCGGCGAGGACGCGACCGAGCTGGGGGAGATGATCGAAGACGAGCGCCAGCGCGGGCTCGGCTCCGACATGGCCGCCCGCCAGCGCGACGCCCACATATCCGACCTGATCGGCCAG
Proteins encoded in this window:
- a CDS encoding YkgJ family cysteine cluster protein — its product is MGADGDLAAGDFGKWLEGMRAAIRGERDAGVDCDGCSACCTAGQFVHIAPDETETLARIPRRLLFPAPLMPEGHVVIPHDGRGHCPLLVGGLCSIYEDRPRTCRTYDCRVFAATGVEPDDGLIAERAARWRFTYASDADRAEHAEMRTTAVAIRERTEGVNATERAVRALEAAR
- a CDS encoding deoxyguanosinetriphosphate triphosphohydrolase; the encoded protein is MAHPSGPVADAFGERIREIEQVSLSELAVRSYDTAGRARPEPDECSLRTPFQRDRDRIVHSKSFRRLKGKTQVFIAPQGDHFRTRMTHTLEVAGISRGVARALRLNEDLTEAIALGHDLGHPPFGHTGEEALDRCLKRLGSGFRHNEHSLRMVDVLEHGGAGLNLTAEVRDGILNHTGPGAPASLEGRIVRLVDRFGYVNHDIDDAARADILDDADLPGEPIALLGRTSSERIDALVHDLVETSAQAGDIRQSPPCEAALLGLRSYMFEHVYLGPQARADSARAAAVVEELFAHHLAVGDAQSATDWVAGMTDGYALRAHAELAAAGRSPA
- the dnaG gene encoding DNA primase; amino-acid sequence: MSRISEQSLENVKAAVDMVELINGRTPLRKVGARYTGRCPFHDERTPSFSVDPVDKLYFCFGCKKAGDAIRFVQDTENLDFVGAVEWLGDRFGVEIAYDETSPEAEKRRGEQRRLLALLEDAAGFYTRYLWESGQAAAARSYLGERGLTEETARSFRLGFSPTAWDRVCAAALAKGFTPAELERAGLSSRGRRGPVDRFRGRLMFPLADARGRVRGFGARQMPGGEPPKYLNSPEGVMFHKSETVYGLDHARQTITTQSRAIVVEGYTDVLALHQAGMPEAVASMGTALTDHQVRELARVCGSGTLYLAFDADAAGEGAALRGMQMAESTGMEVRVVTLPDGRDPADVAISDPDAFRTALARSCGVLGFRIGRVLAAGGSRDQIYRRAATVLGSAPPSVERDEQVRLVSGRLGLTPDLAAGLTRRQAEGQAVSAPAPQRVRRSPRERDERLFLAMCLALPERGRVLLGDLEHVHFSDASHWEAATHIRRMLAGEDISEASARWAPLIGELNALAAREAASEWALEELYWKLHLYRAEDGLKAMRENADLNLSRQRELQGLEELRLSVLARLDAIRAQAPDR
- a CDS encoding sigma-70 family RNA polymerase sigma factor codes for the protein MSQNAPDPQGDPAGFDSHDELDLEPDAAPGLTEDTVGMYLREISQVPLLTAAEEVSLAKALERGDMRARRRLIESNLRLVVSIARRYSGRGLSFLDLIQEGNVGLMKAVERYDWRLGHRFSTYATWWIRQAVTRALADQGRTIRVPAQVVDTINRMARVERQLTQKHNRLPTHEELADEMGIKATKVEELKRVSQEPVSLASPVGEDATELGEMIEDERQRGLGSDMAARQRDAHISDLIGQLPYRERLILELRYGLGGEQPHTLEEVGRRFGVTRERVRQIETRTLRRLAAAGENAELRLLID